From the genome of Spinacia oleracea cultivar Varoflay chromosome 2, BTI_SOV_V1, whole genome shotgun sequence, one region includes:
- the LOC110790332 gene encoding common plant regulatory factor 1 yields the protein MGSSDDVKSPKSEKTSPPATEHNGVHMYPDWAAMQAYYGPRVALPPYFNSAVAPGHPPPPYMWGPPQPMVPPYGAPYAAIYAPGGVYAHPAIPLASQAHGQEVAPPAVSEPLVATPLSMDTPAKSPKNADKGFIKKLKGFNGLAMSIGNGNTEKTEGDVENRLSQSAESEGSSNGSDGNYTEDADDNKRKRSREGTPISVEAEKTEIKAVLPPPADKVLGIPVTSANAVAGQVMGTVVSPGVATTLELRNPGVTVKGNSSPVSSPNGVVSSEAWLQTQPVQTQNERELKRERRKQSNRESARRSRLRKQAETEELARRVESLSAENMALKSEVNLLVENSQKLRLENAALTGKLKNLQSGQGDENGLANVDTKRNPSDSTENLLSRVNNSSSVGRNSDEGAEMFGKSAKSGAKFHQLLDNRRGDAVAAR from the exons ATGGGAAGCAGTGACGATGTGAAGTCTCCTAAGTCAGAAAAAACATCTCCACCTGCAACT GAGCACAATGGCGTTCATATGTATCCTGATTGGGCGGCCATGCAG GCATATTATGGCCCCAGAGTTGCTTTGCCACCATATTTCAACTCAGCTGTTGCACCTGGACACCCACCTCCCCCTTATATGTGGGGACCTCCTCAG CCTATGGTACCGCCATATGGGGCACCTTATGCTGCAATTTACGCACCAGGAGGAGTTTATGCGCACCCTGCAATCCCTCTT GCTTCTCAGGCACATGGTCAAGAGGTCGCACCCCCTGCTGTGAGTGAACCATTG GTCGCTACTCCTTTGAGCATGGACACACCTGCTAAATCACCTAAAAATGCCGACAAAGGTTTCATAAAAAAGTTGAAGGGGTTTAATGGCCTTGCAATGTCAATTGGGAATGGCAATACCGAGAAGACTGAGGGTGATGTTGAGAATAGGCTGTCACAAAG TGCTGAAAGTGAGGGTTCCAGTAATGGAAGTGATGGAAATTACACTGAAGAT GCCGATGATAATAAAAGGAAGAGAAGTCGTGAAGGAACCCCGATTAGTG TTGAAGCTGAAAAAACCGAGATCAAGGCTGTTCTTCCTCCTCCTGCTGATAAGGTGTTGGGAATTCCCGTCACATCTGCAAATGCAGTGGCAGGTCAAGTAATGGGAACTGTTGTTTCACCTGGTGTGGCCACCACATTGGAGCTGAGGAACCCAGGTGTCACTGTGAAAGGGAATTCATCTCCTGTATCTTCTCCTAATGGAGTTGTATCTTCTGAAGCCTGGTTACAGACACAGCCTGTTCAG ACACAAAATGAGAGGGAGTTGAAGCGGGAGAGGAGAAAACAATCTAATCGTGAATCTGCGAGAAGGTCGAGGTTGAGGAAACAG GCTGAGACTGAGGAACTCGCCAGAAGAGTTGAATCCCTAAGTGCTGAAAACATGGCGCTAAAGTCAGAAGTCAATCTGTTGGTGGAGAACTCGcaaaaactccgtcttgaaaatgctGCATTAACG GGGAAATTGAAAAATTTGCAGTCTGGACAAGGAGATGAGAATGGCTTGGCTAATGTTGATACCAAACGTAATCCGAGTGACAGCACCGAAAACTTATTATCAAGGGTCAACAATTCGAGTTCTGTTGGTAGAAACTCAGATGAAGGTGCTGAAATGTTTGGGAAAAGCGCAAAGTCGGGTGCCAAGTTCCATCAGTTACTGGACAACCGAAGGGGTGATGCTGTGGCAGCTCGCTGA
- the LOC110788757 gene encoding xyloglucan endotransglucosylase protein 7-like, with the protein MAFLSTNCNSTPLITVTLIMLWLIPLVTHADNFKKNFHATWGHDRVKILDDGKQLTLSLDKYTGSGFESKSRYLFGRFDMKIKLVPRNSAGTVTTFFLASNGPIHDEIDFEFLGNVTGEPYTIHTNVYSQGKGNREQQFKLWFDPTTDFHTYSITWNPHNIIFSIDGQAIREFKNRGSIGVPYPVSKPMKIYASLWNADDWATMGGRVKTNWKQAPFIASYGGFRITACKWAHSTRSTNCLNSNSNGEKDQWKKQILKSSDIKRMKMMQRKYMVYNYCTDNNRFPKGLPVDC; encoded by the exons ATGGCATTTCTTTCTACTAATTGTAATTCTACCCCGCTAATTACGGTTACGCTAATAATGCTATGGCTCATTCCCTTAGTTACCCACGCTGATAACTTCAAGAAGAACTTCCATGCAACATGGGGTCATGACCGTGTCAAAATACTTGACGATGGGAAGCAACTCACCCTTTCACTTGACAAATATACGGGTTCTGGGTTCGAGTCCAAGAGCCGGTATCTATTTGGGAGGTTCGATATGAAGATCAAACTTGTTCCTCGTAACTCTGCTGGCACCGTCACTACTTTCTTT TTAGCATCAAATGGACCTATTCACGACGAGATAGATTTCGAGTTCTTAGGAAATGTAACGGGTGAGCCCTATACAATTCACACCAACGTATATAGTCAAGGAAAAGGGAATAGAGAGCAACAATTCAAACTATGGTTTGATCCAACCACTGATTTCCATACTTATTCCATCACATGGAATCCTCATAACATTAT ATTTTCAATAGATGGACAGGCCATTAGAGAGTTCAAGAACAGAGGTTCAATAGGAGTACCATACCCTGTAAGCAAGCCCATGAAGATATATGCAAGTTTATGGAATGCAGATGATTGGGCAACCATGGGTGGGAGAGTCAAGACTAATTGGAAACAAGctccttttattgcttcttatgGTGGTTTCAGGATTACAGCTTGTAAGTGGGCCCACTCAACGAGGTCAACTAATTGTCTTAATTCTAATTCAAATGGAGAAAAAGATCAATGGAAAAAACAAATACTTAAATCTTCTGATATAAAGAGGATGAAAATGATGCAAAGAAAGTACATGGTTTATAATTATTGTACTGATAACAATAGGTTTCCTAAAGGTTTGCCTGTTGACTGTTGA
- the LOC110790338 gene encoding putative glucose-6-phosphate 1-epimerase isoform X1, which translates to MGHSAAVWDYRAAHELTTDWNGNPLVVLRNPQGASARISLHGGQVMSWKNQHGEELLFTSSKAIFKPPKAMRGGIPICFPQFGNCGLLEQHGFARNKVWTIDEIPPPLPPNDSNGKSFVDLILKPSSEELKFWPHSFEYRLRASLGSNGQLSLISRIRNVNGKPFTFSFAYHTYMSVSDISEVRVEGLETLDYLDNLFQRERYTEQGDALTFESEVDRVYLSCPNPVAVIDHGKKRTFVIRKDGLPDVVVWNPWDKKSKAIVDLGDEEYKHMLCVDGAVVENPITLKPGEEWMGRLEILVVASSFCSDHLDLQKVRF; encoded by the exons ATGGGACACTCTGCAGCAGTTTGGGATTACAGAGCTGCTCATGAACTTACTACTGACTGGAATGGTAATCCTCTTGTTGTTCTTAGGAATCCTCAAGGAGCTTCTGCCAGG ATAAGTTTGCATGGTGGACAAGTTATGTCATGGAAAAATCAACATGGGGAAGAACTCTTGTTTACCAGCAGCAAG GCCATCTTTAAGCCACCAAAAGCTATGAGAGGAGGAATTCCAATCTGTTTCCCTCAG TTCGGAAACTGTGGATTGCTTGAACAACATGGGTTTGCCAGGAACAAAGTCTGGACAATTGATGAAATTCCCCCTCCTCTGCCACCAAATGATTCTAATGGGAAATCCTTTGTTGATTTGATTCTTAAACCATCTTCAGAAGAACTCAAATTCTGGCCTCACAG CTTCGAGTATCGTCTGAGGGCTTCTCTTGGGTCCAACGGGCAATTGTCATTAATATCTCGCATAAGGAACGTGAACGGAAAGCCATTTACTTTCTCATTCGCCTACCACACTTATATGTCAGTTTCTGATATCAG TGAAGTCAGGGTAGAAGGATTGGAAACGCTTGACTATCTTGACAACCTTTTTCAAAGAGAACGCTATACTGAACAAGGAGATGCTTTGACATTTGAATCGGAG GTGGATCGGGTATACCTGAGTTGTCCAAACCCTGTTGCTGTCATTGATCATGGAAAGAAGAGGACGTTTGTGATCCGAAAGGATGGCTTACCAGATGTTG TTGTATGGAATCCTTGGGATAAGAAGTCAAAGGCAATAGTTGACCTTGGGGACGAGGAGTACAAGCACATGCTATGCGTTGACGGAGCAGTTGTCGAGAATCCCATCACGCTCAAGCCGGGGGAAGAATGGATGGGGCGGCTTGAGATTTTGGTTGTGGCTTCAAGCTTTTGTAGTGACCATCTTGATCTGCAAAAAGTACGTTTCTAA
- the LOC110790338 gene encoding putative glucose-6-phosphate 1-epimerase isoform X2: protein MSWKNQHGEELLFTSSKAIFKPPKAMRGGIPICFPQFGNCGLLEQHGFARNKVWTIDEIPPPLPPNDSNGKSFVDLILKPSSEELKFWPHSFEYRLRASLGSNGQLSLISRIRNVNGKPFTFSFAYHTYMSVSDISEVRVEGLETLDYLDNLFQRERYTEQGDALTFESEVDRVYLSCPNPVAVIDHGKKRTFVIRKDGLPDVVVWNPWDKKSKAIVDLGDEEYKHMLCVDGAVVENPITLKPGEEWMGRLEILVVASSFCSDHLDLQKVRF, encoded by the exons ATGTCATGGAAAAATCAACATGGGGAAGAACTCTTGTTTACCAGCAGCAAG GCCATCTTTAAGCCACCAAAAGCTATGAGAGGAGGAATTCCAATCTGTTTCCCTCAG TTCGGAAACTGTGGATTGCTTGAACAACATGGGTTTGCCAGGAACAAAGTCTGGACAATTGATGAAATTCCCCCTCCTCTGCCACCAAATGATTCTAATGGGAAATCCTTTGTTGATTTGATTCTTAAACCATCTTCAGAAGAACTCAAATTCTGGCCTCACAG CTTCGAGTATCGTCTGAGGGCTTCTCTTGGGTCCAACGGGCAATTGTCATTAATATCTCGCATAAGGAACGTGAACGGAAAGCCATTTACTTTCTCATTCGCCTACCACACTTATATGTCAGTTTCTGATATCAG TGAAGTCAGGGTAGAAGGATTGGAAACGCTTGACTATCTTGACAACCTTTTTCAAAGAGAACGCTATACTGAACAAGGAGATGCTTTGACATTTGAATCGGAG GTGGATCGGGTATACCTGAGTTGTCCAAACCCTGTTGCTGTCATTGATCATGGAAAGAAGAGGACGTTTGTGATCCGAAAGGATGGCTTACCAGATGTTG TTGTATGGAATCCTTGGGATAAGAAGTCAAAGGCAATAGTTGACCTTGGGGACGAGGAGTACAAGCACATGCTATGCGTTGACGGAGCAGTTGTCGAGAATCCCATCACGCTCAAGCCGGGGGAAGAATGGATGGGGCGGCTTGAGATTTTGGTTGTGGCTTCAAGCTTTTGTAGTGACCATCTTGATCTGCAAAAAGTACGTTTCTAA
- the LOC110790353 gene encoding exosome complex component RRP41 homolog, with protein sequence MEFVSPEGLRLDGRRPLEMRQLRAEIGAVSKADGSAVFEMGNTKVIAAVYGPREVENRAQQMNDQALVRCEYTMANFSTGDRVRKPKGDRRSTEISMVIRQTMEACIMTHLMPRSQIDIFVQVLQADGGTRSACINAATLALADAGIPMRDLVTSCSAGYLNTTPLLDLNYVEDSAGGPDVTVGYLPKLDKVTLLQMDSKLPLDTFESVMQLAIEGCKAVANYLREVLLENTKQLEYRRGS encoded by the exons ATGGAGTTTGTCAGCCCAGAAGGCCTCCGCCTAGACGGTCGTCGTCCCTTGGAGATGAGACAGCTTCGCGCTGAAATTGGCGCCGTCTCTAAAGCTGACGG TTCAGCTGTTTTCGAGATGGGTAACACCAAAGTCATTGCCGCCGTTTATGGTCCTAGAGAG GTTGAAAATAGAGCACAACAGATGAATGACCAGGCATTG GTGCGATGTGAGTACACCATGGCTAATTTTAGTACCGGGGATCGTGTGAGGAAACCAAAGGGAGACAG GCGGTCCACAGAAATATCAATGGTTATTCGGCAAACTATGGAGGCCTGCATAATGACACACCTAATGCCTCGGTCACAG ATTGATATTTTTGTCCAAGTTCTCCAAGCTGATGGAG GAACTAGATCTGCATGCATAAATGCAGCTACTTTGGCTCTAGCAGATGCTGGCATTCCAATGCGTGATTTAGTTACATCATGCAGTGCTGGATATCTTAATACCACACCACTCCTTG ATCTTAACTATGTAGAAGATAGTGCTGGAGGTCCAGATGTTACCGTAGGGTATCTTCCTAAATTGGACAAAGTTACTCTTCTTCAG ATGGACTCAAAGTTGCCATTGGATACATTTGAAAGTGTAATGCAGCTTGCGATAGAAGGTTGCAAGGCAGTTGCCAACTACCTCCGAGAA GTATTGCTTGAGAACACTAAGCAACTGGAGTATCGAAGGGGTTCATAG
- the LOC110789004 gene encoding NDR1/HIN1-like protein 6, protein MADGGALKKPPGFRDSSSTAPSSKPPSRPPPPRKPSVPSYYQPKRKRRGCCCRCFCCFLCLLLLLLLFLLAFFGIFYIWYQPKLPIFRFRPIDLERFNVTVNPDGTALLDSLMIIRVEARNPNSKMKVYYGETKVSLTGDQETGLGSSTVPAFVQGTNNVTLLKFTAAVQKGAMDSTTGKRLKDRVKNAEVVVTAAVKTKVGVGVFKTRFGMLPVNVNCGGITLKQLNDGKTYPKCSFNTLRWINIK, encoded by the exons ATGGCAGATGGTGGTGCATTAAAGAAACCACCAGGATTCAGAGATTCATCATCAACAGCGCCGTCGTCGAAGCCGCCttctcgacctcctccaccaAGAAAGCCGTCGGTACCATCCTATTACCAACCCAAAAGAAAACGACGTGGTTGCTGTTGTCGTTGCTTCTGCTGTTTCCTTTGCCTCCTCcttctcctcctcctcttcctcctcgCATTCTTCGGCATTTTCTACATATGGTACCAACCAAAACTCCCCATTTTTCGGTTCAGACCGATCGACTTAGAACGGTTTAACGTCACCGTTAACCCGGACGGCACGGCGTTGTTAGACTCCCTCATGATTATCCGGGTGGAAGCGAGAAACCCTAACAGTAAAATGAAAGTTTATTACGGTGAAACTAAGGTGAGTTTGACGGGGGATCAAGAGACTGGGTTGGGATCCTCCACCGTACCGGCGTTTGTTCAGGGTACGAATAATGTAACGCTGTTGAAATTTACGGCGGCGGTGCAGAAAGGGGCGATGGATTCGACGACGGGGAAGAGGTTAAAAGATAGGGTGAAAAATGCGGAGGTGGTGGTAACGGCGGCTGTAAAAACTAAGGTTGGTGTTGGGGTGTTTAAGACCAGATTTGGGATGCTTCCGGTTAATGTAAATTGTGGTGGTATTACGTTGAAGCAACTTAATGATGGCAAAACTTATCCTAAGTGCTCCTTCAATACCTTGAGATG GATCAACATAAAGTAA
- the LOC110790362 gene encoding ubiquitin-conjugating enzyme E2 28: MASKRILKELKDLQKDPPTSCSAGPVAEDMFHWQATIMGPADSPYAGGVFLVTIHFPPDYPFKPPKVAFRTKVFHPNINSNGSICLDILKEQWSPALTISKVLLSICSLLTDPNPDDPLVPEIAHMYKTDRSKYEATARSWTQKYAMG; this comes from the exons ATGGCTTCCAAGCGGATCTTGAAGGAGCTCAAGGATCTCCAGAAAGATCCTCCTACTTCTTGCAGCGCCG GTCCTGTTGCTGAAGATATGTTCCATTGGCAAGCAACAATAATGGGTCCTGCAGATAGCCCATATGCTGGGGGAGTGTTTCTAGTGACAATCCATTTCCCTCCTGACTATCCATTTAAACCACCCAAG GTTGCCTTCAGGACAAAAGTTTTCCACCCAAATATCAACAGCAATGGTAGTATTTGTCTTGACATCCTAAAGGAGCAGTGGAGTCCTGCATTGACCATATCGAAG GTATTGCTGTCAATTTGCTCGTTGTTGACGGATCCAAACCCAGATGACCCACTTGTGCCAGAGATCGCTCACATGTACAAGACAGACCGATCAAAGTACGAAGCAACTGCAAGGAGCTGGACGCAGAAGTATGCTATGGGTTAG